The proteins below come from a single Ptychodera flava strain L36383 chromosome 6, AS_Pfla_20210202, whole genome shotgun sequence genomic window:
- the LOC139135014 gene encoding ATP-dependent DNA helicase RecQ-like has protein sequence MENILNSIEYGLNKLSIDSLKPMQEKAITAFLEGQDVFVNLPTGYGKSLIYQIAPFCSDYLPDKIGVEGKSNLQVAIVVSPLVALMRDQVESLREKGINAIYLGECRLEDLKRELNSGDCRFIFASPESLLERKDTRQLLQTKPYRDMICGLFVDEVHCVAKWGMNSHGTKKAFRKWYGRLSELRSLLNSTVPLVALTATASFAVQRSVIEELCMKNCRIVSLSPDRNNIRYCVIKVNNDLERNFSWLIMDLMDKGVNAERVLVFCRSLRYCRALYFLFRKKLGDHGFDTSKNQKINDDRNRLFAMFHAQTPKTVKESVLESFRKADGSVRVVFASVAFGMGVDVKSVYTVIHYGPSNSIDDYFQESGRVGRDGKESNAVLLVYKQSLSKCVSKEMKLYAHSSSCRRKILLSHFSTEADTPPAALHMCCDICTKVCQCNNCKVHDKPVSHAESSILCSYQSKDPLHNRNNKSNLSRAQVKELRSKLLKLRHERLHGATDTQGNLRPLYSGPDFTSGISLKMIDLIISSVRNGDNLSSSLTETVGVHDVDDILQLINNIADDADDDDDDDDSYSSGSETYCKSDSTSDSDTSIEDKMIDQVYLESDDEVD, from the exons ATGGAAAATATACTCAATTCAATCGAGTATGGACTGAACAAATTGTCGATTGACAGCCTGAAACCGATGCAGGAGAAAGCAATAACAGCTTTTCTGGAAGGGCAAGACGTATTCGTGAATTTGCCGACAGGTTATGGCAAGTCTCTCATTTACCAGATTGCCCCGTTTTGCTCAGACTATTTACCAGACAAAATCGGAGTAGAGGGAAAAAGTAACCTGCAAGTCGCAATTGTTGTTTCGCCTTTAGTAGCATTGATGAGGGATCAAGTGGAATCTCTGAGAGAAAAAGGCATCAACGCCATATATTTAGGAGAATGCAGGCTGGAGGACTTGAAACGAGAGTTGAACAGCGGTGACTGTCGCTTCATCTTTGCCAGTCCAGAGTCATTACTGGAAAGGAAAGATACAAGACAACTTTTACAGACGAAACCTTACCGAGATATGATTTGCGGATTATTCGTAGATGAAGTTCACTGTGTTGCCAAATG ggGCATGAACTCTCATGGCACCAAAAAGGCATTTCGGAAATGGTATGGGAGACTTTCTGAATTGAGGTCGCTGCTTAATAGTACAGTACCACTTGTTGCTCTTACTGCTACTGCTAGTTTTGCAGTTCAAAGGTCTGTCATTGAAGAACTCTGTATGAAAAACTGCAGAATTGTTAGCCTGTCACCAGACAGGAACAATATTCGCTACTGTGTTATCAAAGTGAACAACgatttagaaagaaacttttccTGGCTTATAATGGACTTGATGGATAAGGGTGTCAATGCAGAACGTGTGTTAGTCTTTTGTAGATCactgagatactgtagagcACTTTACTTtctattcagaaaaaaattgggtGATCATGGATTTGACACCAGTAAAAATCAAAAGATTAATGATGACAGAAATCGTCTGTTTGCAATGTTCCATGCTCAAACCCCTAAAACAGTGAAAGAATCTGTTTTAGAATCTTTCAGAAAAGCAGATGGTTCTGTTAGAGTTGTCTTTGCTAGTGTTGCATTTGGAATGGGAGTTGATGTAAAAAGTGTATATACTGTAATACATTATGGCCCTTCAAACTCAATTGATGACTACTTTCAGGAAAGCGGGAGAGTTGGTCGTGATGGAAAAGAGAGTAATGCAGTTTTGTTAGTTTACAAGCAATCATTATCTAAGTGTGTGAGTAAAGAAATGAAACTATATGCCCACTCCAGCTCTTGTCGCAGGAAAATACTTCTGTCTCATTTTTCCACAGAGGCTGACACACCACCTGCAGCACTACATATGTGCTGTGACATTTGTACCAAGGTTTGTCAATGTAATAATTGTAAAGTCCATGACAAACCTGTAAGTCATGCAGAGTCTAGTATCCTTTGTAGTTATCAGTCTAAAGATCCTTTGCACAACAGGAATAACAAATCGAATCTGTCAAGGGCCCAGGTAAAAGAATTGAGATCTAAACTGTTGAAACTACGCCATGAAAGGTTACATGGGGCCACTGATACACAAGGAAATCTGCGCCCCTTGTATTCTGGCCCTGATTTCACTAGTGGTATTTCTCTCAAAATGATTGACTTAATCATCAGCAGTGTACGAAATGGTGACAACTTATCATCTTCATTAACAGAAACTGTAGGTGTTCATGACGTGGATGATATTTTGCAGCTTATAAATAATATAGCagatgatgctgatgatgatgatgatgatgatgatagttaCAGTAGTGGATCAGAGACCTATTGTAAAAGTGATAGTACATCAGATAGTGATACTAGCATTGAAGACAAAATGATAGACCAGGTGTATCTTGAATCTGATGATGAAGTTGATTAA